In Mucilaginibacter celer, one DNA window encodes the following:
- a CDS encoding DUF1573 domain-containing protein — MKKLFLSLVAAGLLLSACNGAGSGSKADSSAKTANAPVAKFEKESHDFGKITEGDSVHYDFKFTNTGKSPLIITNARATCGCTTPTWPKAPVKPGESGVISVTFNSAGKSGLQDKQITVTANTIPAETMVHLIGEVLKKK, encoded by the coding sequence ATGAAAAAACTGTTTTTAAGTTTAGTAGCAGCAGGCTTGTTATTATCAGCCTGCAACGGTGCAGGAAGCGGCAGCAAAGCCGATAGCAGCGCAAAAACGGCAAACGCCCCGGTAGCCAAATTTGAAAAGGAAAGCCACGATTTTGGCAAAATTACCGAAGGCGATAGCGTACATTATGATTTTAAGTTTACCAATACCGGTAAATCGCCGTTAATTATTACCAATGCCCGTGCTACCTGCGGCTGCACCACACCTACCTGGCCTAAAGCCCCTGTTAAACCCGGCGAAAGCGGCGTAATCAGCGTTACTTTTAACAGTGCCGGCAAAAGTGGTTTGCAGGATAAACAAATTACAGTTACTGCCAACACTATCCCTGCCGAAACAATGGTACACCTGATTGGCGAGGTTTTAAAGAAGAAATAA
- the yajC gene encoding preprotein translocase subunit YajC produces the protein MIATILLQAGGLGQYGQLVPMVLIIVVFYFFMIRPQVKKQKDQKKYVEELKKGDRVITNAGIHGRIIDVNDNTFLVEVDNGKIRFDKSAISLEASKALNTPVVEKKA, from the coding sequence ATGATAGCTACTATTTTATTACAGGCCGGCGGTTTAGGTCAATATGGCCAGTTGGTACCCATGGTACTGATTATCGTGGTGTTTTACTTTTTCATGATCCGCCCGCAGGTTAAAAAACAAAAAGACCAGAAAAAATACGTTGAAGAGCTTAAAAAAGGCGATAGGGTAATTACCAACGCAGGTATTCACGGCCGTATTATTGATGTTAACGATAATACTTTTTTGGTTGAGGTTGATAACGGCAAAATCCGCTTCGATAAATCAGCCATTTCGCTCGAGGCATCAAAAGCGCTGAATACACCGGTGGTTGAGAAAAAAGCTTAA
- a CDS encoding CdaR family protein — MAIVKLSATERRRLSVFFTCLALAVVAWIFTTLSDPIPYTIREVLLFKNAPQKRAFHSLQPDTVNVTIRGTGWQMLFSKMNGDSKPLTVDLRTLENRNYVVLSSQLKQIDAGKEGISQVIAIDPDTLYFDFSNRLVKKVPVQLLSGVSYQKQFAVSGNITIKPAYITVSGPVERLKEITSWKTDSLKLSGINETVNARVNLQPSSEGNLNIYPKSVQVIIPVDEFTEKTLEIPVKLINNNYTDVKVFPQKIKVTFTTSLSRYPDMNEDLFEAIADLDLWRYKGYSTLPVKLIRIPPFCKVVKIEPANIDFIIKK; from the coding sequence ATGGCAATAGTAAAATTATCGGCAACAGAACGCAGGCGGCTTTCGGTATTTTTTACCTGTTTGGCCCTGGCTGTTGTTGCCTGGATTTTTACTACCCTGTCTGATCCTATTCCCTATACCATACGCGAGGTTTTGCTGTTTAAAAATGCGCCTCAAAAACGCGCCTTTCACTCGTTGCAGCCCGATACGGTTAATGTTACCATCAGGGGTACCGGCTGGCAAATGCTGTTTTCAAAAATGAATGGCGATAGCAAACCGCTCACGGTTGATTTGCGGACGCTGGAGAACCGCAACTATGTGGTTTTAAGCAGCCAGCTAAAGCAAATTGACGCGGGGAAGGAAGGCATCAGCCAGGTTATCGCCATCGATCCGGATACGCTGTATTTCGATTTCAGCAACAGGCTGGTAAAAAAGGTGCCGGTGCAGTTACTATCGGGGGTTAGTTATCAGAAGCAGTTTGCGGTATCGGGCAATATCACTATTAAACCGGCTTACATTACCGTGAGCGGTCCGGTTGAAAGGTTGAAGGAGATCACCTCCTGGAAAACCGATTCACTCAAGCTATCGGGTATCAATGAAACTGTTAACGCAAGGGTAAACCTGCAGCCCAGCAGCGAAGGCAACCTGAATATTTATCCCAAATCGGTACAGGTGATAATCCCCGTTGATGAATTTACCGAAAAAACACTCGAGATTCCGGTAAAACTGATCAATAACAACTATACCGATGTAAAGGTATTCCCCCAAAAAATAAAGGTAACGTTCACCACTTCGCTAAGCCGGTACCCGGATATGAACGAAGATTTATTTGAAGCCATTGCCGATTTGGATTTGTGGCGCTACAAGGGCTACAGCACCCTGCCGGTAAAACTGATCCGGATTCCGCCTTTTTGCAAGGTGGTAAAAATTGAGCCGGCCAATATCGATTTTATCATCAAAAAATAA
- the coaE gene encoding dephospho-CoA kinase (Dephospho-CoA kinase (CoaE) performs the final step in coenzyme A biosynthesis.), producing MLKVGLTGNIGSGKTTIAKVFELLGIPVFYADDEAKKVMVTDEVLIAGIKQAFGSEAYFDDGNLNRKYISNIVFNNKAELEKLNALVHPAVFRAFARFDAQHHEAPYVIREAAILFESGSYKMCDRAIMITAPLETRINRVIARDHLTRADVESREARQMPQEEKLKLANDVIINDGKQLVIPQILRLHELYLSLARN from the coding sequence ATGCTTAAAGTAGGTTTAACAGGCAATATAGGCAGCGGCAAAACAACCATAGCCAAAGTATTTGAACTGCTGGGCATCCCGGTTTTTTATGCAGATGACGAAGCCAAAAAGGTGATGGTTACCGATGAAGTACTGATTGCAGGCATTAAACAGGCCTTTGGCAGCGAAGCTTATTTTGATGATGGCAACCTCAATCGCAAATATATCTCCAACATTGTTTTCAACAACAAAGCCGAGCTTGAAAAGCTAAACGCGTTGGTACATCCCGCCGTGTTCAGGGCTTTTGCGCGCTTTGATGCGCAGCACCATGAGGCCCCCTACGTAATTCGTGAGGCAGCTATTTTGTTCGAAAGCGGATCGTACAAAATGTGCGACAGGGCCATTATGATCACCGCCCCGCTCGAAACCCGCATTAACCGGGTAATAGCACGCGATCATTTAACCCGCGCCGATGTTGAAAGCCGCGAGGCCCGCCAGATGCCGCAGGAAGAAAAACTGAAACTGGCCAATGATGTAATTATAAATGATGGTAAACAACTGGTAATACCGCAAATACTGCGTTTACATGAGCTTTACCTGTCACTCGCCCGCAATTAA
- a CDS encoding MBL fold metallo-hydrolase translates to MILDDFVSFDEKGLYCKYGDFHLDPQQPAKTAIISHAHADHAVSGNTNVYCTRATASIMQLRYDRTAAKVFNIAEFNKPFVIGGVTITLIPAGHMLGSAQILMEYQGTRYLYTGDYKLQPDATCEPIEWVTTDVLITESTFADPAVIHPDPVAEISKINNIKTNILLGAYALGKSQRLINLITEHAPQKKILVHHKIMPINAIYEKMGFSPGRYQIYGRKLMKVQDEFVYIVPPFTFDSYIRATGVKRLFASGWKNLQVNNQDTLFISDHVDWNDILQTITNTKPKQVWTLHGKGNHLQAYLKDDIFVKILN, encoded by the coding sequence ATGATACTCGACGATTTTGTTTCCTTTGATGAGAAAGGGCTGTACTGCAAATACGGCGATTTCCACCTCGACCCGCAACAGCCCGCCAAAACGGCCATCATATCCCACGCCCATGCCGATCATGCCGTGAGCGGCAACACCAACGTTTACTGTACCCGAGCAACGGCCAGCATTATGCAGCTAAGGTATGACCGTACAGCAGCTAAGGTTTTTAATATAGCTGAATTTAACAAACCTTTTGTAATTGGCGGCGTAACCATTACCTTGATACCCGCCGGCCATATGCTTGGTTCGGCGCAGATCCTGATGGAATACCAGGGCACCCGCTACCTCTACACCGGCGATTACAAACTGCAGCCCGACGCCACCTGCGAACCCATTGAATGGGTTACCACCGATGTACTGATCACCGAGAGTACCTTTGCCGACCCGGCGGTGATCCACCCCGATCCGGTTGCCGAGATCAGCAAGATCAACAACATCAAAACCAATATTTTATTGGGTGCATACGCGCTGGGTAAAAGTCAAAGGTTGATTAACCTGATAACCGAACATGCCCCGCAGAAAAAGATTTTGGTGCATCATAAAATAATGCCCATTAATGCTATTTATGAAAAGATGGGCTTCTCGCCGGGTAGATATCAGATCTACGGACGTAAACTGATGAAGGTGCAGGATGAGTTTGTGTACATTGTGCCGCCGTTTACTTTTGATAGCTACATCAGGGCCACCGGTGTAAAACGCCTGTTTGCCTCGGGATGGAAAAACTTACAGGTAAACAACCAGGATACCTTGTTTATATCCGACCATGTGGATTGGAACGATATCCTGCAAACCATTACCAACACCAAACCCAAACAGGTTTGGACACTTCACGGTAAGGGTAATCACCTGCAGGCTTACCTAAAAGATGATATCTTTGTAAAAATACTGAACTGA
- a CDS encoding DUF5522 domain-containing protein: MLQEGIDYYINEDGNFVFTKEYHLKRGYCCKNKCLHCPWDYGKPKLTDAAAEADDGDK, encoded by the coding sequence ATGCTGCAGGAAGGCATTGATTATTATATTAACGAGGACGGCAATTTTGTGTTTACCAAAGAGTATCACTTAAAACGTGGCTACTGCTGCAAAAACAAATGCCTGCATTGCCCATGGGATTACGGCAAGCCTAAATTAACCGACGCCGCCGCAGAGGCGGACGACGGCGATAAATAA
- a CDS encoding MarR family winged helix-turn-helix transcriptional regulator: MRIEDEIQSTNFEDNYHKVAINVAYTQGWLANYFRCHFEKHNITQQQFNILRILRGQYPKPATINLLKERMIDKMSDASRIVDRLVQKGLVSRCTNNKDRRAVDIRISEEGLATLSKMDSEFKTKEVLSQNLTEDEAATLSDLLDKLRG, encoded by the coding sequence ATGCGGATAGAAGACGAAATACAAAGTACCAATTTTGAAGACAACTACCACAAAGTAGCCATTAACGTGGCCTACACGCAAGGTTGGCTGGCTAACTATTTTCGTTGCCATTTTGAAAAACACAATATAACCCAACAACAATTCAATATCCTGCGTATTTTGCGCGGCCAATACCCCAAACCGGCCACCATCAATTTGCTGAAGGAAAGGATGATTGATAAAATGTCGGATGCTTCACGCATTGTTGATCGCCTGGTTCAGAAAGGCCTGGTATCGCGCTGCACTAATAATAAGGACCGCCGCGCGGTAGATATCCGCATCAGCGAAGAAGGCCTGGCCACGCTTTCAAAAATGGACAGTGAGTTTAAAACCAAAGAGGTACTAAGCCAAAACCTTACCGAAGACGAAGCCGCCACCCTAAGCGATTTATTGGACAAATTGCGGGGATAG
- a CDS encoding family 10 glycosylhydrolase, which yields MNKREFLKAGLLAGVASQLPLAGNAAVETAKSSRKKAMKNWVWINPNPKDTDDELSTRYTAFKESGITGVFFEADSERHFRAAKAKGLEAHRWMWTFNRAELVTEKPEWYSKNRKGESCADHPPYVQYYRWLCPSRPEVQEYLTKTVDDILAKDYIDGIHLDYVRYCDVILPVNLWDHYKLDQTKELPEYDFCYCEVCKAKFKEQYNLDLDQIQYPEASLSWRLFRYNNITRVVNGISAVAHQHKKQITAAVFPTPEVARRNVRQDWTNWKMDGICPMIYHGFYKEGVSWIGDAVAEGVHFLAGKFPLYAGLYLSDFKNDEQIRTGIQVALKNGAMGVSFFGNVRPEVLAILKDEVAVFKASS from the coding sequence ATGAATAAACGCGAATTTTTGAAAGCCGGTTTATTGGCCGGTGTGGCATCACAATTACCGCTTGCTGGTAATGCCGCCGTTGAAACTGCTAAAAGCAGCAGGAAAAAGGCAATGAAAAACTGGGTATGGATTAACCCCAACCCAAAGGATACCGACGATGAACTATCAACCCGGTATACGGCTTTCAAAGAATCGGGCATAACGGGTGTGTTTTTTGAGGCTGATAGCGAGCGCCATTTCCGCGCTGCCAAAGCCAAGGGCCTGGAAGCCCACCGCTGGATGTGGACTTTTAACCGTGCCGAACTGGTTACCGAAAAACCCGAATGGTACAGCAAAAACCGCAAAGGCGAATCATGTGCCGATCATCCGCCGTATGTGCAGTATTATCGCTGGCTGTGCCCATCGCGCCCCGAGGTGCAGGAGTATCTCACCAAAACTGTTGATGATATTTTAGCTAAAGATTATATTGACGGCATTCACCTTGATTATGTGCGTTATTGCGACGTAATATTACCGGTAAACCTTTGGGATCATTACAAGCTTGATCAAACCAAAGAACTGCCCGAATATGATTTTTGCTACTGCGAGGTTTGCAAAGCCAAATTTAAGGAGCAATACAATCTTGATCTCGACCAGATCCAATACCCCGAAGCAAGCCTTTCATGGCGTCTGTTCAGGTATAATAATATCACCCGGGTGGTTAACGGCATTTCGGCGGTAGCTCATCAGCATAAAAAACAAATCACTGCGGCCGTATTTCCAACCCCCGAAGTTGCCCGCCGTAACGTACGCCAGGATTGGACCAACTGGAAAATGGATGGCATTTGCCCCATGATATACCACGGTTTTTACAAAGAAGGCGTAAGCTGGATAGGCGATGCGGTAGCCGAAGGCGTACACTTTCTGGCGGGTAAATTTCCGCTGTATGCAGGTTTATATCTATCTGATTTTAAAAATGATGAGCAGATTCGTACAGGCATCCAGGTGGCGTTGAAGAATGGGGCGATGGGGGTATCATTCTTCGGGAATGTGAGGCCGGAAGTTTTGGCGATATTGAAGGATGAAGTGGCGGTGTTTAAGGCCTCGTCATAA
- a CDS encoding carbohydrate-binding family 9-like protein translates to MSLSFLSLRHYIKAGCIAVLLILPGLAKAQDAFSEFANLFTVPNNYVVRHTKQAPVIDGDVEDAVWQQAKWTADFQDIEGDLKPKPPLQTNVKILWDDSCLYVAARLYEPQVWATLSHHDDIIFRDNDFELFIDPANNTHNYYEIEVNALNTIFDLFLTRPYRNNTTAVTGWDTHGLRSAVKVQGTLNEAADIDKGWTVEMAIPIKSVTGGFGRANVKHGTVWRINFSRVEYDTRVVNGKYVKLQDTAGRDLPEHNWVWSNQGLINMHFPERWGYLFFSNHEADDVSFEMPYAEEQKRYLWLIYYKQKQWQQKHGEYAVSLKKLGIDSKVAVTGSNNELKLEATPHQFIAYITDTNTKQTYTINQDGLVQPKLTPKLK, encoded by the coding sequence ATGAGCCTGAGCTTTCTGAGCCTCCGCCATTATATTAAGGCGGGGTGTATAGCTGTTTTATTGATATTGCCGGGTTTAGCTAAAGCTCAGGATGCGTTTAGCGAATTTGCCAATTTATTCACTGTGCCAAACAATTATGTGGTAAGGCATACTAAACAGGCACCGGTAATTGATGGCGATGTGGAAGATGCCGTATGGCAGCAGGCTAAATGGACTGCAGATTTTCAGGATATTGAAGGTGATTTGAAACCCAAGCCGCCCCTGCAAACCAATGTTAAAATACTTTGGGACGATAGCTGCCTTTACGTGGCGGCACGTTTGTACGAGCCGCAGGTGTGGGCTACGCTTAGCCATCATGATGATATTATTTTCAGGGATAATGATTTTGAGTTGTTTATTGACCCTGCAAATAACACCCATAATTATTATGAGATTGAGGTGAATGCCCTCAACACCATTTTTGATTTGTTTTTAACCCGGCCGTACCGTAACAATACCACGGCTGTAACCGGCTGGGATACGCATGGCTTACGGTCGGCGGTAAAAGTGCAGGGTACGCTGAACGAGGCCGCGGATATTGATAAAGGCTGGACGGTGGAGATGGCTATCCCTATTAAATCGGTGACGGGCGGATTTGGCAGAGCCAATGTTAAACATGGTACTGTATGGCGCATCAATTTTTCGCGCGTGGAATATGATACCAGGGTTGTGAATGGTAAATACGTAAAGCTGCAGGACACTGCCGGGCGTGATTTGCCCGAGCATAACTGGGTGTGGAGCAACCAGGGGCTTATCAACATGCATTTTCCTGAGCGCTGGGGCTACCTGTTTTTCAGCAATCACGAGGCCGATGATGTAAGCTTTGAAATGCCTTATGCCGAGGAGCAGAAACGATACCTGTGGCTGATATATTACAAGCAAAAACAATGGCAGCAAAAACATGGTGAATATGCCGTATCGTTAAAAAAATTGGGTATAGATAGCAAGGTAGCCGTTACGGGTAGCAATAACGAATTGAAACTGGAAGCCACCCCACACCAGTTTATAGCGTATATTACCGATACCAACACCAAACAAACCTATACCATTAACCAGGACGGACTGGTACAGCCAAAGCTAACTCCTAAACTAAAATGA
- a CDS encoding EVE domain-containing protein, which yields MQHWLVKSEPFKYSWEKFNKDGRTFWDGVRNYQARNNLRAMQEGDLVLFYHSNEGKEIVGVAKVVREAYQDPTTDDANWVVVDLSPVETLKTPVTLEQIKADPKLQDIGLVKQGRLSVMGLKREEFDYILELGSK from the coding sequence ATGCAGCATTGGTTAGTTAAGAGTGAGCCCTTTAAATATAGCTGGGAAAAATTTAATAAGGATGGCCGTACCTTTTGGGATGGCGTACGCAATTACCAGGCCCGCAATAACCTGCGCGCCATGCAGGAGGGCGACCTGGTACTGTTTTACCACAGCAACGAGGGTAAAGAGATAGTTGGCGTGGCCAAAGTAGTAAGAGAAGCTTACCAGGATCCTACCACCGATGATGCTAACTGGGTGGTTGTTGACCTATCGCCGGTTGAAACCTTGAAAACCCCGGTAACGCTTGAGCAAATTAAAGCCGACCCCAAATTGCAGGATATTGGCCTGGTAAAACAGGGCCGCCTATCGGTAATGGGTTTAAAGCGCGAAGAGTTTGATTATATTTTAGAGTTGGGCAGTAAATGA
- the cysC gene encoding adenylyl-sulfate kinase yields MILLFCGLSGAGKSTLAKSVAAELKDLNIKAEIIDGDEYRAALCRDLGFSKEDRNENIRRLGFVASRFSAQGIVTIVSAINPYDDIRRELAEKYDHVSIVHIDCPVNKLIDRDTKGLYKRALLPDGHPDKLNNLTGINDRFDVPVNPNLYIDTCNYTIRQSTSSLLYYIINNLQPVKKHTFKIPSYS; encoded by the coding sequence ATGATACTTTTATTTTGTGGATTATCGGGGGCCGGGAAATCAACCCTGGCCAAAAGTGTTGCGGCCGAATTAAAAGATCTGAACATTAAGGCCGAGATTATTGATGGCGACGAGTACCGCGCCGCCCTATGCCGCGATTTAGGCTTTAGTAAGGAGGATCGGAATGAAAATATCCGCCGGCTGGGTTTTGTGGCCAGCCGTTTCAGCGCCCAGGGCATAGTTACCATTGTAAGCGCCATTAACCCGTATGATGATATTCGCCGCGAACTGGCCGAAAAATACGACCATGTAAGTATAGTGCATATTGATTGCCCTGTAAACAAACTGATTGACCGCGATACCAAAGGCCTTTATAAACGCGCCCTGCTGCCTGATGGCCACCCCGATAAACTGAATAATTTAACGGGAATTAATGATCGCTTCGATGTGCCCGTTAACCCCAATCTGTATATCGATACCTGCAATTATACTATCCGGCAAAGTACCTCTTCACTGTTATATTATATCATTAACAACCTGCAGCCTGTTAAGAAGCACACCTTTAAAATACCAAGCTACTCCTGA
- the holA gene encoding DNA polymerase III subunit delta, with amino-acid sequence MTAPEILKDLKNRKFKPLYLLHGDEPYFIDLISNYVEHHLLPAHERGFNQTVVYGKDTDIMTVLNAAKRYPMMADYQVVLVKEAQDMKWGKEDDNKKTIDPVLSYLENPLPSTILVFCYKYGKFDKRKKTYKAIDKHGIVFESAALYDNKIPGWVEGYVSEKGYKINTQASAMIAEYLGNDLAKIANELEKLMLNVTAGQEITLKHIQDNIGISKEYNVFELQTALTKKDAFKVNQIINYFEANPKSNPIVLVLGNLNNFFSKVLVYHYVKDKTPQNLAKEMGVNPYFIKDYEQAARNYPLGKIFQVISYLREYDLKSKGVESNAPHGELMKELMFKILH; translated from the coding sequence ATGACCGCGCCCGAGATACTCAAAGACCTTAAGAACCGTAAATTTAAACCCCTGTACCTGCTGCATGGCGATGAACCTTATTTTATCGACCTGATAAGCAATTACGTGGAGCACCACCTGCTGCCCGCACATGAGCGGGGCTTTAACCAAACGGTAGTTTATGGTAAGGATACCGATATCATGACGGTGCTTAACGCCGCCAAGCGCTACCCCATGATGGCCGATTACCAGGTGGTACTGGTAAAAGAGGCCCAGGATATGAAATGGGGCAAGGAAGACGATAACAAAAAAACGATAGACCCGGTACTCAGCTACCTCGAAAACCCGCTGCCCAGCACCATACTGGTTTTTTGTTACAAATACGGCAAGTTTGATAAGCGAAAAAAAACCTACAAGGCCATTGATAAGCATGGAATAGTGTTTGAATCTGCCGCTTTGTACGATAATAAAATTCCGGGCTGGGTTGAGGGTTATGTAAGCGAAAAGGGCTACAAAATAAACACGCAGGCATCGGCCATGATAGCCGAGTACCTGGGTAACGATCTGGCCAAAATTGCCAACGAGCTTGAAAAATTGATGCTGAACGTTACCGCCGGGCAGGAAATTACCCTGAAACACATCCAGGATAACATAGGCATCAGTAAAGAATATAACGTATTTGAGCTGCAAACGGCCCTCACCAAAAAGGATGCCTTTAAGGTTAACCAGATCATCAATTACTTTGAGGCCAATCCAAAATCAAATCCCATAGTGCTGGTGTTGGGCAACCTGAATAACTTTTTCAGCAAGGTACTGGTGTATCATTATGTAAAAGATAAAACCCCGCAAAACCTGGCTAAAGAGATGGGCGTGAATCCTTATTTTATTAAAGATTATGAGCAGGCGGCCCGGAACTATCCGCTCGGCAAAATATTCCAGGTGATCAGTTACCTGCGCGAGTATGATTTGAAAAGCAAAGGCGTTGAATCAAACGCGCCGCATGGCGAGCTGATGAAGGAATTGATGTTTAAAATTTTACACTGA